One window of the Leptospira koniambonensis genome contains the following:
- a CDS encoding P-II family nitrogen regulator gives MKLIVAIIQPHKLEEVKAELTKNEIYRLTVSDVQGYGQQKGKTEVFRGHEYQVNLLRKVRLEIAVNDEFVKPTVDAILKAAKTGDGKIGDGKILILPLEDVIRIRTGERGSSAI, from the coding sequence ATGAAATTAATCGTAGCAATTATCCAGCCCCATAAACTGGAAGAGGTTAAAGCGGAGCTTACTAAGAATGAAATTTATAGACTTACCGTAAGTGACGTGCAAGGCTACGGGCAGCAAAAAGGAAAAACTGAAGTATTTCGTGGACACGAATACCAAGTAAACCTTCTTAGAAAAGTAAGATTGGAGATCGCGGTAAACGACGAGTTCGTAAAACCTACCGTAGATGCGATCTTAAAAGCTGCCAAAACTGGCGACGGAAAGATCGGAGACGGAAAAATTCTAATTCTTCCTCTCGAAGATGTAATCCGTATTCGCACAGGAGAAAGAGGAAGCTCAGCGATTTAA
- a CDS encoding carboxyl transferase domain-containing protein: MEVLESRISTSSPEYKENFKDLSEKVADLRKLLQKAGQGGGEKSIQKHKSRGKLTARERIQGLIDPNTPFLEFSALAGEKVYADDVPSAGIVTGIGKISGTPCVIVANDATVKGGTYYPLTVKKHIRAQEIALENRLPCVYLVDSGGAFLPMQDDVFPDKWHFGRIFYNQANLSRMGIPQISVVMGSCTAGGAYIPAMSDESVIVKGNGTIFLGGPPLVKAATGEIVTPEELGGADVHCRISGVTDHYAENDPHALEIARHIVSSLGARAKKLEEQISYEEPLYPSEEIYGIIQKDIRKPYDVREVIARVVDGSRFQEFKKYYGTTIVTGFANIYGKTVGIIANNGVLFSESSLKAAHFIQLCNQREIPLLFLQNITGFMVGKKYENSGIAKDGAKMVNAVSTSVVPKYTVVIGGSYGAGNYGMCGRAFGPRFLWMWPNAKISVMGGEQAANVLLTVKQEQLEKEGKSLSEAEQAEFKRPILEDYDNRSSCIYSTARLWDDGVLDPARTREALGLALYSDLSPKGIEPSYAIFRM, from the coding sequence ATGGAAGTTTTGGAATCGCGTATTAGTACGTCTTCCCCTGAATATAAAGAGAATTTCAAAGACCTTTCAGAGAAGGTCGCGGATTTACGTAAACTTCTCCAAAAAGCCGGACAAGGCGGAGGAGAAAAATCCATCCAGAAACATAAGAGCAGAGGAAAGCTCACTGCAAGAGAAAGGATACAGGGATTAATAGATCCAAATACTCCTTTTTTAGAATTCTCCGCATTGGCTGGGGAGAAGGTTTATGCAGACGACGTTCCTTCTGCCGGTATCGTAACTGGGATCGGTAAAATTTCAGGAACTCCTTGTGTGATCGTTGCAAACGACGCAACAGTGAAAGGTGGAACTTATTATCCACTCACTGTCAAAAAACATATTCGTGCGCAAGAGATTGCACTCGAGAATCGTCTTCCTTGTGTTTATCTTGTGGATTCAGGTGGAGCATTCCTTCCGATGCAGGATGATGTATTCCCTGATAAATGGCATTTTGGTAGGATCTTTTATAACCAAGCAAATCTTTCTAGGATGGGAATCCCTCAGATCTCCGTCGTAATGGGAAGTTGTACTGCAGGTGGTGCATATATTCCTGCGATGTCAGATGAGTCTGTGATCGTAAAAGGAAATGGTACGATCTTCCTCGGTGGACCTCCTCTTGTAAAAGCAGCAACAGGAGAGATCGTTACTCCAGAAGAACTAGGTGGCGCTGATGTTCACTGTAGGATCTCGGGAGTTACAGACCATTATGCAGAGAATGATCCGCATGCACTCGAGATTGCTAGGCATATCGTTTCTAGTTTGGGAGCGAGAGCCAAAAAATTAGAAGAGCAGATCTCTTACGAAGAACCTCTTTATCCCTCTGAAGAGATTTATGGGATCATCCAAAAAGATATCCGTAAACCTTATGATGTGAGAGAAGTTATCGCGAGAGTGGTAGATGGCTCCAGATTCCAAGAATTCAAAAAATATTATGGAACAACGATCGTCACAGGTTTTGCGAATATTTATGGAAAGACTGTAGGCATTATCGCTAATAACGGAGTTCTGTTTTCTGAAAGTTCCTTGAAGGCGGCTCATTTTATCCAACTTTGCAACCAAAGAGAGATCCCTTTACTCTTCTTACAAAACATCACAGGTTTTATGGTAGGGAAGAAGTATGAGAACTCGGGTATCGCAAAAGACGGTGCGAAGATGGTAAACGCAGTCTCTACTTCTGTAGTTCCAAAATATACTGTGGTGATTGGCGGTTCCTACGGTGCTGGAAATTATGGAATGTGCGGCCGTGCATTCGGGCCTAGATTTCTTTGGATGTGGCCAAATGCTAAAATTTCTGTGATGGGAGGAGAACAAGCCGCAAATGTTCTACTCACGGTGAAGCAGGAACAATTGGAGAAGGAAGGAAAATCACTCTCCGAAGCAGAGCAGGCAGAATTCAAAAGACCTATATTAGAAGATTATGATAATCGTTCTTCTTGTATCTATTCTACTGCAAGACTTTGGGATGATGGTGTTCTGGATCCAGCTCGTACTCGAGAAGCTTTAGGTTTGGCGCTGTATTCTGACCTTTCTCCTAAGGGTATAGAACCTTCTTACGCAATCTTCCGGATGTAA
- a CDS encoding GlmU family protein gives MGRIQRIWIDERETPPGLGALTRIRSFSEIRDGVLTPLQRLKEQYPDSKILYSHSNPAFEKTFFERNPKITEYDDKDVDLIIRPEEFLPWKSLESVGKNIDQDLENHKDLRKWARKLKVKSGDFQVVGKSKHVHIHPSAKIYPGVVIDVTSGPVIIDKDAKVTSFSFLEGPLYIGQGTHVDNARITGNTSIGNVCRIGGEVGDSIILDFTNKHHEGFLGHSLVGSWVNLGALSTTSDLKNNYGVVKIREEHTEITTGSIKFGSIIGDFSKIGIGVMLNTGTVIDFGCNVVSSKASGYLPPFIWADGQPYILDLFLRDSRKIMARRNRELSHSESELIRILYETKVRK, from the coding sequence GTGGGCAGAATTCAGAGAATTTGGATCGATGAGAGGGAAACTCCTCCCGGTTTGGGAGCCTTAACCAGAATTCGGTCTTTCTCAGAGATTCGAGACGGGGTTTTAACTCCACTCCAACGTTTAAAAGAGCAGTATCCTGATTCTAAGATATTGTATTCTCATTCAAACCCTGCATTCGAGAAAACATTCTTCGAAAGAAATCCTAAGATAACTGAGTATGATGATAAGGATGTAGATCTAATCATCCGTCCTGAGGAATTCCTACCTTGGAAATCCTTGGAGTCTGTGGGTAAAAACATAGACCAAGATCTGGAAAATCATAAGGATCTTCGCAAATGGGCCCGCAAACTTAAAGTAAAGTCCGGTGATTTCCAAGTAGTCGGAAAATCCAAACACGTTCATATCCATCCTTCTGCTAAAATATATCCTGGCGTGGTTATAGATGTAACTTCTGGGCCTGTGATCATAGATAAGGATGCAAAAGTAACTTCTTTCAGCTTTTTAGAAGGTCCCTTATATATAGGCCAAGGTACTCATGTAGATAATGCTCGCATTACCGGAAACACTTCCATAGGGAATGTGTGCAGAATAGGCGGAGAAGTGGGTGATAGTATTATATTAGATTTTACGAATAAACACCACGAAGGGTTTTTAGGACATTCTTTGGTGGGAAGTTGGGTCAATCTAGGCGCATTATCTACTACCTCCGATCTAAAAAATAATTATGGTGTGGTCAAGATCAGAGAAGAACATACCGAAATCACGACAGGTTCCATCAAATTCGGTTCTATCATTGGAGATTTTTCTAAGATAGGTATCGGAGTGATGTTGAACACAGGAACAGTGATAGACTTTGGATGTAACGTGGTTTCTTCCAAGGCGAGCGGTTATCTTCCTCCTTTTATTTGGGCAGATGGGCAACCTTATATCTTAGATCTATTCCTTCGCGATTCACGCAAGATCATGGCAAGAAGGAACAGAGAACTTTCTCATTCCGAATCAGAACTTATTAGAATTTTATACGAAACCAAGGTCCGGAAATAA
- a CDS encoding ammonium transporter, with product MKIAQKLIALLILIAPVLIWGQDATPAPEAAPAAPTLDKGDTAWMIVASTFVFFMIPGLALFYGGIVRSKNVLSTMMHSFVAILVLTIQWTLFGYSLAFSGDSPFFGDFQLFLLNGINDESLAGTIPKYIHFLFQGMFALITPALISGAIAERVKLSGYIVFILAWSTLVYDPVAHWVWSDNGWLFKKTALDFAGGTVVHLISGIAGLAAAIVLGKRKGEGPALIAPNNLTYTLIGAGFLWFGWFGFNAGSGLAANGQAARAFVVTLVAPATAGAVWLLIEYLHTKKATALGAASGIVAGLVVITPAAGFVDATGALIMGAIVSPICYGAILLKGKLGYDDSLDAFGIHGVGGAIGAILTGVFALSNYIPEGVTRGDQIIVQIISVVATGAYSIVVSLILVFIIEKTIGFRISEEKEIAGLDSEIHGEKGYII from the coding sequence ATGAAAATTGCCCAAAAACTTATCGCGCTCTTGATCTTAATCGCTCCAGTACTGATCTGGGGTCAAGACGCTACACCAGCACCAGAAGCCGCACCAGCTGCTCCTACTTTGGATAAAGGGGATACCGCATGGATGATCGTGGCTTCCACTTTCGTGTTCTTCATGATCCCAGGACTCGCGCTGTTCTACGGCGGTATCGTAAGATCTAAGAACGTTCTTTCAACAATGATGCACAGCTTTGTTGCGATTCTTGTCCTCACAATCCAGTGGACATTATTCGGATACAGCTTAGCTTTCTCCGGAGATAGTCCATTTTTCGGCGATTTTCAACTCTTCCTGTTGAATGGAATTAACGACGAATCATTGGCAGGAACTATTCCGAAATACATTCACTTCCTATTCCAAGGAATGTTTGCGCTAATCACTCCGGCTCTAATTTCCGGCGCGATCGCAGAAAGAGTGAAACTTTCCGGTTATATTGTATTCATTCTCGCATGGTCTACATTGGTTTATGATCCAGTCGCGCACTGGGTATGGTCTGATAACGGTTGGCTTTTTAAAAAGACTGCATTGGATTTCGCGGGTGGAACAGTGGTTCACTTGATTTCCGGTATCGCTGGTCTTGCTGCAGCAATCGTACTCGGAAAACGTAAAGGAGAAGGTCCTGCACTTATCGCTCCGAACAACTTGACTTACACCTTAATCGGTGCGGGATTCCTATGGTTCGGATGGTTTGGATTTAACGCAGGTTCCGGTCTTGCTGCTAATGGTCAGGCTGCGAGAGCTTTCGTTGTAACTTTAGTTGCTCCGGCAACTGCAGGTGCTGTTTGGTTATTGATCGAATATCTTCACACTAAAAAAGCTACCGCTCTTGGAGCAGCTTCCGGGATCGTTGCAGGTCTGGTTGTGATCACTCCTGCTGCAGGTTTTGTAGACGCTACAGGCGCATTGATCATGGGAGCAATTGTATCTCCTATCTGTTACGGTGCGATCCTTCTAAAAGGTAAACTTGGTTACGATGACTCTTTGGACGCTTTCGGAATTCACGGAGTTGGTGGAGCTATCGGAGCGATCCTTACGGGTGTATTCGCACTTTCGAATTATATTCCTGAGGGAGTTACTCGCGGAGACCAGATTATCGTTCAGATTATCAGCGTTGTAGCAACCGGTGCTTACTCTATCGTAGTATCCTTGATCTTAGTGTTTATCATCGAGAAAACAATCGGATTCAGGATTTCCGAAGAGAAAGAGATTGCCGGACTCGATTCCGAGATTCACGGAGAAAAAGGTTATATTATATAA